In Gemmata obscuriglobus, a single genomic region encodes these proteins:
- a CDS encoding sigma-70 family RNA polymerase sigma factor encodes MSSDANLTHVVRLLPSPHGAHHGDPELLDRYVRERDQDAFAILVRRYGPLVFGVARRQLADRHRCEDVFQATFLALARSAARLGGRPALTNWLYTVALRLARKVRAQEFRSNTAENAEPADAAFERDPLAEITGRELVRVVDDELARLPERLRLPILLCCVQGLSREEAAQRLGWSPGSVKGRLERGRQKLAVRLAARGLAPSAVLLAPLAAVTVPADLLARTVASALAPWARSASPAVAALAAAGMRRLLPPAVLAACFVTAVTAGVFALMEERAAQPLPPAGPVKVPPKTVLVPDDPLPTGATGRFGSTRFRHPTEISELCVSADGKFAVASSDRYPNGAHRAYDLNTGRALFTLEGWNGDRFFTAVAVSPDGRTLATNQNGTLRLHDAATGKEKTRINYVVPAPGVKTRDFTFRTSKLLVFAPDCTHVLIAAGDGNALVLVDPVKTAEFESVQVSHTFPHNQLVHAAAFSPDGKRMVGGGEEQDKGVYFARLWNAETGKEQHRLWFGKGKIRCVAFSPDGATVAVGGDGENGKVTVTLFEAATGKERLQLPFPNTARVRSVAFSLDGKTLAASGSSYSPGFDSFSGDGTTRLFEVATGKEALTIDRTAIGLRFAPDGGVLVGAVANAIYRWDTTTGKALTPEGPNSQIESIAVAPDGSRIVARELAGAAHVWNARSGKYVPRLSVGWGSRSAVSPDGHLLVWLEADKTATFTKPSLPGRTLTGSRLRTFDLTAGAFVERFDGIKGGISRVCFTADSKALVTSGSWGTGTRFWDVATGKLVRSFLADEKEQPHGTSCSALSPNGKIFADATYSSHSSASAVYAVRLWDTETGKKLHDLSGHTDRIGAVAFSPDGKYLVTGEPPYPFKWERRPRAGHVFVWEVATGRRVASLPIEITAVAFAPDGKALAVAVADGTIQLWDAGTWQLSGEFPGPREWVTALTFGPDGRLFSGATDAEILAWDLRAAKRPSADRK; translated from the coding sequence ATGAGTTCCGACGCGAACCTGACCCACGTCGTTCGACTGCTTCCGTCCCCACACGGCGCTCACCACGGCGACCCGGAACTGCTGGACCGGTACGTTCGGGAACGTGACCAGGACGCATTCGCGATCCTGGTCCGCCGATATGGCCCGCTGGTGTTCGGAGTCGCGCGCCGGCAACTGGCCGATCGGCACCGGTGCGAGGACGTGTTCCAGGCCACGTTCCTGGCCCTGGCCCGATCCGCCGCAAGGCTCGGCGGGCGCCCGGCTTTGACCAACTGGCTCTACACGGTTGCTCTTCGACTGGCCCGAAAGGTCCGTGCGCAGGAATTCCGGTCTAACACGGCCGAGAATGCCGAACCCGCGGACGCAGCATTCGAACGCGACCCGCTTGCCGAGATTACGGGACGCGAGCTTGTGCGGGTGGTCGACGACGAACTCGCGCGACTCCCTGAGCGGTTGCGGTTACCGATACTGCTGTGCTGTGTGCAGGGACTGTCGCGGGAAGAAGCCGCCCAGCGCCTCGGGTGGTCGCCCGGGTCGGTGAAAGGGAGGCTCGAGCGCGGGCGCCAGAAGCTCGCGGTCCGGTTGGCGGCCCGAGGGCTGGCGCCGTCGGCGGTGCTGCTCGCCCCGCTCGCCGCGGTCACCGTCCCGGCTGATCTCCTCGCCCGAACTGTTGCATCGGCGTTGGCCCCGTGGGCGCGGTCCGCATCGCCCGCGGTAGCTGCGCTGGCCGCAGCCGGTATGCGTCGGCTGCTCCCGCCTGCTGTTCTTGCGGCTTGTTTTGTGACAGCCGTGACGGCCGGTGTGTTCGCCCTGATGGAAGAACGGGCCGCTCAGCCCTTGCCGCCGGCCGGCCCCGTGAAAGTGCCGCCGAAGACGGTTCTGGTGCCCGACGATCCGCTCCCGACCGGTGCGACAGGGCGGTTCGGCTCGACCCGGTTCCGCCACCCGACGGAAATTAGCGAGCTGTGCGTGTCCGCCGACGGCAAATTCGCGGTTGCCAGCAGCGACAGGTATCCCAACGGCGCACACCGGGCTTACGACCTGAACACCGGTCGCGCGCTGTTCACCCTCGAAGGCTGGAACGGCGACCGATTCTTTACGGCGGTGGCAGTGTCGCCTGATGGAAGAACGTTGGCAACGAACCAGAACGGCACCCTTCGGCTCCACGACGCGGCTACCGGCAAAGAAAAGACGCGCATCAACTACGTGGTGCCGGCGCCGGGTGTCAAAACGCGAGACTTCACGTTCCGAACCTCCAAGTTGCTCGTGTTCGCGCCGGACTGCACGCATGTGCTGATTGCTGCGGGCGACGGGAACGCGCTAGTGTTGGTCGATCCGGTGAAGACTGCAGAATTCGAATCCGTTCAGGTATCTCACACGTTCCCCCACAACCAGCTCGTTCATGCGGCTGCGTTCTCGCCCGACGGTAAACGCATGGTCGGAGGTGGAGAGGAGCAGGATAAGGGCGTGTACTTCGCCCGGCTGTGGAACGCGGAGACGGGAAAAGAACAGCACCGGCTATGGTTCGGAAAGGGCAAGATTCGCTGCGTGGCGTTTTCCCCCGACGGGGCCACCGTGGCCGTCGGGGGCGACGGCGAAAATGGTAAGGTCACGGTGACACTCTTCGAGGCCGCCACCGGCAAAGAGCGGTTGCAGCTTCCGTTCCCGAATACTGCGCGCGTGCGATCGGTTGCCTTTTCGCTGGACGGCAAGACACTGGCCGCGTCCGGTAGCTCCTATTCCCCGGGCTTCGATTCGTTCTCGGGTGATGGCACCACTCGACTCTTCGAGGTCGCCACCGGTAAGGAGGCGCTCACGATCGACCGGACGGCCATTGGGCTCCGATTCGCGCCGGACGGCGGGGTACTCGTCGGGGCCGTTGCGAACGCCATTTACCGCTGGGACACAACCACGGGTAAGGCCCTCACCCCCGAAGGCCCGAACAGTCAGATCGAGTCCATTGCCGTAGCGCCCGACGGCTCGCGGATCGTCGCCCGCGAACTCGCCGGCGCGGCCCACGTTTGGAACGCCCGGTCCGGTAAGTACGTGCCGCGCCTGAGCGTCGGTTGGGGCTCCAGATCGGCTGTGAGCCCAGACGGACACTTGCTCGTCTGGCTCGAAGCCGACAAGACCGCAACGTTCACCAAGCCTTCGCTTCCGGGGCGTACGCTCACCGGCAGCCGATTGCGAACATTTGACTTGACGGCCGGTGCGTTCGTTGAACGGTTCGACGGGATCAAAGGCGGGATCAGCCGCGTATGTTTCACGGCCGATAGCAAGGCACTCGTTACGTCCGGCAGTTGGGGCACAGGCACGCGGTTTTGGGACGTGGCGACCGGTAAACTGGTGCGATCGTTTCTCGCTGACGAGAAAGAGCAACCGCACGGCACTTCGTGCTCGGCCCTATCACCGAACGGGAAGATATTCGCGGATGCCACCTACAGCAGTCATTCGAGCGCGTCTGCCGTTTACGCGGTTCGACTTTGGGACACCGAGACAGGAAAGAAGTTGCACGACCTGTCGGGTCACACGGATCGCATCGGAGCAGTCGCGTTCTCTCCCGACGGCAAGTACCTCGTCACCGGCGAACCGCCCTACCCGTTCAAGTGGGAGCGGAGACCGCGCGCCGGTCACGTGTTCGTGTGGGAGGTGGCGACGGGGCGGCGGGTCGCGTCGCTGCCGATCGAGATCACCGCGGTCGCGTTCGCACCGGACGGTAAGGCGCTGGCGGTCGCGGTGGCGGACGGCACGATCCAGTTGTGGGACGCGGGGACGTGGCAGTTGAGCGGCGAGTTCCCGGGGCCGCGCGAGTGGGTAACGGCCCTGACGTTCGGGCCGGACGGTCGGTTGTTCTCGGGGGCGACGGACGCCGAAATTCTGGCGTGGGACCTGCGGGCGGCGAAACGTCCGTCCGCGGACCGGAAGTGA